The following are encoded in a window of Puntigrus tetrazona isolate hp1 unplaced genomic scaffold, ASM1883169v1 S000000001, whole genome shotgun sequence genomic DNA:
- the LOC122331646 gene encoding LOW QUALITY PROTEIN: gastrula zinc finger protein XlCGF49.1-like (The sequence of the model RefSeq protein was modified relative to this genomic sequence to represent the inferred CDS: inserted 2 bases in 2 codons), translating into HHCGKSFSRKGNLKVHMRVHNGKQPYTCQQCGKSFAQKEXLGVHMRIHNRDVALSCKQCEKCFTTNEKLKTHMRVHTGEKPFSCQQCGKSFALKENLKIHTRVHTGEKPYTCQQCGKSFAQKGSLRVHMRSHTGEKPYTCSQCGQSFTHKSNLTSHMRIHSEXRSFTCQQCGKTFPQKQNLEVHMRIHSGEKPYTCAQCRKSFTHKNTFKYHMKIHTGERLFACDWCGKSFITELRAEIPHDHSHRRETVHVLSVWEKFCT; encoded by the exons CATCactgtggaaagagtttcagtcGTAAAGGAAACCTTAAGGtccacatgagagttcacaaTGGAAAGCAACCTTatacctgccaacagtgtggaaagagtttcgcCCAAAAGG GCCTTGGAGtccacatgagaattcacaaTAGAGACGTCGCTTTGTCCTGCAAACAGTGTGAGAAGTGTTTCACTAccaatgaaaaactgaaaactcacatgagagttcacactggagagaagcctttctcctgccaacagtgtggaaagagtttcgcTCTCAAAGAGAACCTTAAAATTCACACgagagttcacactggagagaaaccctacacctgccaacagtgtggaaagagttttgctCAAAAAGGAAGCCTTCGAGTTcacatgagaagtcacactggagaaaaaccttACACTTGCTCTCAGTGTGGACAGAGTTTTACACATAAAAGCAACCTTACTTcccacatgagaattcacagtG AGAGGTctttcacctgccaacagtgtggaaagactTTCCCTCAAAAGCAAAACCTGGAAGTCCACATGAGGATTCActctggagagaagccttacaccTGCGCTCAGTGCAGAAAGAGCTTTACtcataaaaacacctttaaatacCACATGAAAATACACACTGGAGAGAGGCTGTTTGCATGTGATTGGTGTGGAAAGAGCTTTATAACAGAACTGAGGGCGGAGATACCACATGAccattcacaccggagagaaacagTTCATGTGCTGTCAGTGTGGGAAAAGTTTTGCACATAA